The following coding sequences are from one Burkholderia stabilis window:
- a CDS encoding tripartite tricarboxylate transporter permease has translation MDALLQALPAAFAMGLLGAIVFSGIGLISGTDETTTIAPLTLLVALLGVPPAGVFTFFLAGAVAKHITHAIPTALLGIPGDTMAAPLLQQATLLRALGVPHIALRKMISGAIVAAFVALPLAVLFASLLAPFGAAIAKAAPWVFLAAAVGIAYFSAGRWASVLLLVPFVMLVVGLQALTGHYGVKLSVSYFLGIAIGPLVADLFSILSPAERRRMRRDGPSTFVLAPDVKSWRGYFPNPLKVLDREQVAWTVGTAAVSSATFVFSPVAMTVLMGEIVGARVRHAYQRLTTVIAARNGVTEATYIAEALIPLIAFGLPLSPVAAGPAAPLFNAPPRFTVDAASGQIHNLHTLMSWPEFLGYGLLSILLAALIAYPLAMHHAHRAASFVARKLSHEAIIATFAGLIVVIGVWEGQLLGLAVIVTIGLFGGMLSRLFAFNTGVQFMGYYVAVLSVPAIVKLL, from the coding sequence ATGGACGCGCTGCTGCAAGCCTTGCCGGCCGCGTTCGCGATGGGGCTGCTCGGCGCGATCGTGTTCTCCGGCATCGGGCTGATCTCCGGCACCGACGAAACGACGACGATCGCGCCGCTCACGCTGCTCGTCGCGCTGCTCGGCGTGCCGCCCGCCGGCGTGTTCACGTTCTTCCTCGCGGGCGCGGTGGCCAAGCACATCACGCATGCGATCCCGACCGCGCTGCTCGGCATTCCCGGCGACACGATGGCCGCGCCGCTGTTGCAGCAGGCGACGTTGCTGCGCGCGCTCGGCGTGCCGCACATCGCGCTGCGCAAGATGATCTCCGGCGCGATCGTCGCCGCGTTCGTCGCGCTGCCGCTCGCCGTGCTGTTCGCGTCGCTGCTCGCGCCGTTCGGCGCGGCGATCGCGAAGGCCGCGCCGTGGGTGTTCCTCGCGGCGGCCGTCGGCATCGCGTATTTCTCGGCGGGGCGCTGGGCGTCGGTGCTGCTGCTCGTGCCGTTCGTGATGCTGGTGGTCGGGTTGCAGGCGCTGACCGGCCATTACGGCGTGAAGCTGAGCGTCAGCTACTTTCTCGGCATTGCGATCGGGCCGCTGGTTGCCGACCTGTTCTCGATCCTGTCGCCGGCCGAGCGGCGTCGCATGCGCCGCGACGGGCCGTCGACCTTCGTGCTCGCGCCCGACGTGAAAAGCTGGCGCGGCTATTTCCCGAATCCGCTGAAGGTGCTCGACCGCGAACAGGTCGCGTGGACGGTCGGGACGGCCGCCGTGTCGAGCGCGACGTTCGTGTTCAGCCCGGTCGCGATGACCGTGCTGATGGGCGAGATCGTCGGCGCGCGCGTGCGCCACGCGTACCAGCGGCTGACGACCGTGATCGCCGCGCGCAACGGCGTGACCGAGGCGACCTACATCGCCGAGGCGCTGATTCCGCTGATCGCGTTCGGGCTGCCGCTGAGCCCGGTGGCCGCAGGCCCGGCCGCGCCGCTGTTCAATGCGCCGCCGCGCTTCACGGTCGACGCCGCGAGCGGGCAGATCCACAACCTGCACACGCTGATGAGCTGGCCCGAGTTCCTCGGCTACGGGCTGCTGTCGATCCTGCTGGCCGCGCTGATCGCGTATCCGCTCGCGATGCATCACGCGCACCGCGCGGCGTCGTTCGTCGCGAGGAAGCTGAGCCACGAAGCGATCATCGCGACCTTCGCGGGGCTGATCGTCGTGATCGGCGTGTGGGAAGGGCAGTTGCTCGGGCTGGCCGTGATCGTGACGATCGGCCTGTTCGGCGGGATGCTGTCGCGGCTGTTCGCGTTCAACACGGGCGTGCAGTTCATGGGGTACTACGTCGCGGTGCTGAGCGTGCCCGCAATCGTCAAGCTGCTCTGA
- a CDS encoding alpha/beta fold hydrolase, with amino-acid sequence MPDTVNTRRRLILGTTLASLSLADLGLGNLARAQSAPDASSAKRAAGAASLGTIHQIDAGVLNVGYADLGPKNGPVVFLLHGWPYDIYSYAEVAPLLVAAGYRVIVPYLRGYGSTTFRSADTVRNGQQAVTAVDIVALMDALKIDRAVFGGYDWGARTADIIAALWPQRVKALVSVSGYLIGSQEANRKPLPPQAEFQWWYQFYFTTERGALGYAANRDAFNKLIWQLASPKWQFSDETYARSAASFQNPDHVAVVIHNYRWRLGLAKGEAQYDDIERRLAAGPAITVPTITMEGDANGAPHPEPAAYAKKFTGKYQHRTITGGIGHNLPQEAPQAFADAILQVEHL; translated from the coding sequence ATGCCTGATACCGTGAACACCCGCCGCCGCCTGATCCTGGGTACGACACTGGCGAGCCTGAGCCTCGCCGACCTCGGCCTCGGCAACCTGGCGCGCGCGCAGTCGGCGCCCGATGCATCGAGCGCGAAGCGCGCGGCCGGCGCTGCGTCGCTGGGCACGATCCACCAGATCGACGCGGGCGTGCTCAACGTCGGGTATGCGGACCTCGGGCCGAAGAACGGCCCCGTCGTGTTCCTGCTGCACGGCTGGCCGTACGACATCTATAGCTACGCGGAAGTCGCGCCGCTGCTCGTCGCGGCCGGTTATCGCGTGATCGTGCCGTACCTGCGCGGCTACGGCTCGACGACGTTCCGCTCCGCCGACACGGTGCGCAACGGCCAGCAGGCCGTGACCGCCGTCGACATCGTTGCACTGATGGATGCGCTGAAGATCGACCGCGCGGTGTTCGGCGGCTACGACTGGGGCGCGCGCACGGCCGACATCATCGCGGCGCTGTGGCCGCAGCGCGTGAAGGCGCTGGTGTCGGTGAGCGGCTACCTGATCGGCAGCCAGGAGGCGAACCGCAAGCCGCTGCCGCCGCAGGCCGAATTCCAGTGGTGGTATCAGTTCTACTTCACGACCGAGCGCGGCGCGCTCGGCTACGCGGCGAACCGCGATGCGTTCAACAAGCTGATCTGGCAACTCGCGTCGCCGAAGTGGCAGTTCTCCGACGAGACCTATGCGCGCTCGGCCGCGTCGTTCCAGAACCCCGATCACGTCGCCGTCGTGATCCACAACTATCGCTGGCGTCTCGGGCTGGCGAAGGGCGAGGCGCAATACGACGACATCGAGCGCCGTCTGGCGGCCGGCCCGGCGATCACCGTGCCGACGATCACGATGGAAGGCGATGCGAACGGCGCGCCGCATCCGGAGCCGGCCGCGTATGCGAAGAAGTTCACGGGCAAGTACCAGCACCGGACGATCACCGGCGGCATCGGCCACAACCTGCCGCAGGAAGCGCCGCAGGCGTTCGCGGATGCGATCCTGCAAGTGGAGCATCTGTGA
- a CDS encoding cytochrome P460 family protein yields MRSGAGFLRRGAGRALVAGALLAGAWSASGPAAFAEQPKAAASPIYGVTIPPGYRKWEMVAPAEEAAPLDELRVVLGNPVAIRALEQATLPFPDGTILVKLAYKRKQSDEFAPATVPGQATTVQVMVKDSRRYASTGGWGFGRFINGVPADIGQHQTCFACHQARVKNHDYVFTRLAP; encoded by the coding sequence ATGCGCTCGGGAGCAGGCTTCCTGCGTCGCGGCGCGGGCCGCGCGCTCGTCGCGGGCGCGCTGCTGGCCGGTGCGTGGTCGGCGAGCGGCCCGGCCGCGTTCGCGGAACAGCCGAAAGCCGCCGCGTCGCCGATCTACGGCGTGACGATCCCGCCCGGCTACCGGAAATGGGAAATGGTCGCGCCGGCCGAAGAGGCTGCGCCGCTCGACGAGTTGCGCGTGGTGCTCGGCAACCCGGTCGCGATCCGCGCGCTCGAACAGGCGACGCTGCCGTTCCCGGACGGCACGATCCTCGTGAAGCTCGCGTACAAGCGCAAGCAGTCCGACGAGTTCGCGCCGGCGACGGTGCCCGGCCAGGCGACGACCGTGCAGGTGATGGTGAAGGACTCGCGTCGTTATGCGTCGACGGGCGGCTGGGGGTTCGGGCGCTTCATCAACGGTGTGCCGGCCGACATCGGCCAGCACCAGACGTGCTTCGCGTGTCACCAGGCGCGCGTGAAGAACCACGATTACGTGTTCACGCGGCTCGCGCCGTAA
- a CDS encoding DUF4148 domain-containing protein, which translates to MKTTRILAVAALVAIPALSFADTGHGLTRADVRAELVRLEQAGYNPARSEPNYPEDVAAALQVARSDQNGPSKSQGDNVADTSTPASHRDAARSRSTQNAADDLYAHS; encoded by the coding sequence ATGAAAACCACCCGTATCCTCGCCGTCGCCGCACTCGTCGCCATCCCCGCGCTGTCGTTCGCCGATACCGGCCACGGCCTGACGCGCGCCGACGTGCGCGCCGAACTCGTCCGGCTCGAACAGGCCGGCTACAACCCGGCACGCAGCGAACCGAATTATCCGGAAGACGTCGCCGCTGCGCTGCAGGTCGCGCGTTCCGACCAGAACGGCCCGTCGAAGTCGCAGGGCGACAACGTGGCCGATACGTCGACGCCGGCAAGCCATCGCGACGCCGCGCGGTCGCGCTCGACGCAGAACGCCGCCGACGATCTGTACGCGCATTCTTGA
- a CDS encoding alpha/beta fold hydrolase, translating into MTGLMKRVLVSAAVIGALSGAAAAQAAPKDDLKGTNVVLVHGAFADGSSWNRVIPLLEARGLHVVSVQNPLSSLADDAAATKRTIDEQKGPVVLVGHSWAGVVISDAGNDDKVKSLVYVAAFAPDNGQSIADVTQGLPAPAWAGELRKDAGGFTRLSDKAIAQDFAPDLPPAQQRIVAATQGPWYGGCISEKVAQAAWHAKPSSFVVATQDRMIDPTLQEAMAKRIGATVTRVNGSHVAMLSQPKAVADAIIAAAERAKQDTQ; encoded by the coding sequence ATGACCGGTTTGATGAAACGCGTTCTGGTATCCGCCGCGGTGATCGGCGCACTGTCCGGTGCGGCCGCGGCGCAGGCCGCGCCGAAGGACGACCTGAAGGGCACGAACGTCGTGCTCGTGCACGGCGCGTTCGCCGACGGGTCGAGCTGGAACCGCGTGATTCCGCTGCTCGAGGCGCGCGGGCTGCACGTGGTGTCGGTGCAGAATCCGCTGAGCTCGCTCGCCGACGATGCGGCGGCGACGAAGCGTACGATCGACGAGCAGAAAGGGCCGGTCGTGCTGGTCGGTCATTCGTGGGCCGGTGTCGTGATCAGCGATGCGGGCAACGACGACAAGGTGAAGTCGCTCGTCTACGTCGCGGCGTTCGCGCCCGACAATGGCCAGTCGATCGCCGACGTCACGCAGGGGTTGCCCGCGCCGGCATGGGCCGGTGAACTGCGCAAGGACGCGGGCGGGTTCACGCGGCTCTCGGACAAGGCGATCGCGCAGGATTTCGCGCCGGACCTGCCGCCCGCGCAGCAGCGCATCGTCGCGGCGACCCAGGGGCCGTGGTATGGCGGGTGCATCTCGGAGAAGGTCGCGCAGGCCGCGTGGCATGCGAAGCCGTCGTCGTTCGTCGTCGCGACGCAGGACCGGATGATCGATCCGACGTTGCAGGAAGCGATGGCGAAGCGGATCGGCGCGACGGTCACGCGTGTGAACGGCAGCCACGTCGCGATGCTGAGCCAGCCGAAGGCCGTGGCCGATGCGATCATCGCGGCGGCGGAACGCGCGAAGCAGGATACGCAGTGA
- a CDS encoding amidase family protein, translating to MTELWQLSATELAQRVRHRDVSAREVADAVLDRLDAVNPAINAVIEHRPDDVRRQADEVDRAIARGDDPGPLAGVPVTVKINVDQAGFATTNGTRLQENLIAQADSPVVGNLRKAGAILLGRTNSPTFALRWFTSNRVHGHTRNPRDPSLTPGGSSGGAAAAVAAGIGPLALGTDIGGSVRYPAYACGVHGIRPSLGRVPAFNASSPERAIGAQLMSTAGPIARTIDDLSLALRAFAAPDPRDPWHVQVPFDGPAVPKRAALCVRPGGLQVVPEVEAALRDAARRLVDAGWTVDEIDDTPPMREAALLQEQLWLGDGFDALSNAVERDGDPGAAVVISAVRGKVRDLPADVISRALVRRTTLTRQWRLFLDEYAVVLLPVSSELPFRDDLDRQGLDGFERVWEAQLTLRALPAMGLPGLAVTTSLVNGVPVGVQVVAAHHREDLCLLAGRDIEARGLVVAPVDPQS from the coding sequence ATGACGGAACTCTGGCAACTGTCGGCAACCGAACTCGCGCAACGCGTACGGCATCGCGACGTGTCCGCGCGCGAAGTGGCGGACGCCGTGCTCGATCGTCTCGATGCGGTGAACCCGGCGATCAACGCGGTGATCGAACACCGGCCCGACGACGTGCGGCGGCAGGCCGACGAAGTCGATCGCGCGATCGCGCGCGGCGACGATCCGGGGCCGCTCGCGGGCGTGCCCGTGACCGTGAAGATCAACGTCGACCAGGCCGGCTTTGCGACGACCAACGGCACGCGCCTGCAGGAAAACCTGATCGCGCAAGCCGACAGCCCGGTGGTCGGCAACCTCAGGAAGGCCGGCGCGATCCTGCTCGGCCGCACCAATTCGCCGACGTTCGCGTTGCGCTGGTTCACGTCGAATCGCGTACACGGTCACACGCGCAATCCGCGCGATCCGTCGCTGACGCCGGGCGGGTCGAGCGGCGGCGCGGCGGCGGCCGTGGCTGCCGGGATCGGCCCGCTCGCGCTCGGCACCGACATCGGCGGCTCCGTGCGCTACCCGGCCTACGCATGTGGCGTGCACGGCATCCGGCCGTCGCTCGGGCGTGTGCCGGCCTTCAACGCGTCGTCGCCCGAGCGTGCGATCGGCGCGCAACTGATGTCGACGGCGGGGCCGATCGCGCGCACGATCGACGATCTCTCGCTCGCGTTGCGTGCATTCGCCGCGCCGGACCCGCGCGATCCGTGGCACGTGCAGGTGCCGTTCGACGGGCCGGCGGTGCCGAAGCGCGCGGCGCTGTGCGTGCGGCCGGGCGGCTTGCAGGTCGTGCCCGAGGTCGAGGCCGCGTTGCGCGATGCCGCGCGCCGGCTCGTCGATGCGGGCTGGACCGTCGACGAGATCGACGACACGCCGCCGATGCGCGAGGCCGCGCTGTTGCAGGAACAGCTTTGGCTCGGCGACGGGTTCGATGCGTTGTCGAATGCGGTCGAGCGCGATGGCGATCCGGGTGCGGCCGTGGTGATCTCTGCCGTGCGCGGCAAGGTGCGCGATCTGCCGGCCGACGTGATCAGCCGCGCGCTCGTCCGGCGCACCACGCTGACGCGACAGTGGCGGCTGTTTCTCGACGAGTATGCGGTCGTGCTGCTGCCCGTGTCGTCGGAACTGCCGTTTCGCGACGATCTCGACCGGCAGGGGCTCGACGGGTTCGAGCGGGTGTGGGAAGCGCAGCTCACGTTGCGCGCGCTGCCCGCAATGGGGCTGCCGGGGCTGGCTGTCACGACGTCGCTCGTGAACGGCGTGCCGGTGGGCGTACAGGTGGTTGCCGCGCATCATCGCGAGGATCTGTGTCTGCTCGCGGGGCGCGATATCGAAGCGCGCGGTTTGGTGGTTGCGCCGGTTGATCCACAGTCGTGA